tgtgTAGCTGTGCTATACATGAAGCTGCAGTGGAAGTATGGCTAAATGTATCACAATACATTCATTGTGGTTAATGTTTATTACAACTGGAGAGGAGAATATTACTTAATACAGAATAGAAATGACATGATGCCATCTTGATTTGctaaaaaaggaggaggagggaggaggaggagggggcaaggTTGGAATTGGTAAACTAATGAGCCCTGGAAGACCCTGTTTTTGTTTCTACAGGTTTATTTATACTTATTAGATTCTTCTAACCATCtccatgtgaagtgctttgtaaAACTCAACTAAACCCCCACTATTGAACAATTGCTCTACGTgggcagattattattattattattattattattattattgcatttatatcccgctcttcctccaaggagcccagaacagtgtactacaacttgtttctctttcacaacaaccctgtgaagtaggttaggctgagaaagaagtgactggcccagagtcacccagctagtataatggctgaatggggatttgaattcgggtctccccggtcctagtccagcactctaaccactacaccacgctggctgagaAGATGTTTCTGCTATGAATAgttgttgttggtgtgtgtgtgtgtttttgagaAGGTGTGATCTTGGATACGTTTTCCATTCATCATGTTTAATTTTTTGAAATAGTCCTTGGATTATTCTGAAGAAATAAAGAGAGTAATTCTAAGCATGCGCCAAGGGCTGTGGAGCACTGCACATGGAGGGGGTAGGGGTTACTTTGGGGACGGGGCTGCCTGAACCAGGATTAGGAGCCAGGAGGCaaagggcattaaaaaaaaaatttaccgGGGGCGGGGGCTAAACTCAAAAGGAAACTTCTTCTTTCATGTACAGAGGCATTTTTAACAGATGttttgaaaaaatatttatttcagtAAATAAATACCATGATGCATATATTTTAATATGAAACTATTGTTATTAAGGAAACAGCACTAATCTAAAAGTGTCCAGAATTCTGAAAGAATTTTTAATCACAAAATCCCACTAGCAGCCAAGCTTGCAAATTAAGCCTATCTTATTTACTTACACATCTTCTGGGGCCTGTACATTCAGCGGCAGCCGAAGCAGAAAATGCCAGCATGAACTAAGGgactctgggacttgtagttcttaAGAGGCCCACCTCATAGGAAGGCACACTACTTTTTTACTCTCAGACAAGAAGTCCAAGAGTCAAGAAAAACTCTGGGCAAGTCAGATTTCAAAAACTTTTAACTTATTGTTTTTACAAAGgttaaagtttaaaaagttaatagTTAGAAGGTAAAAACTGAAAGCTGAAAAATTAACTAGTTAATTCCAATGTAAACACATGTAGCCATGGAAATACGTTTTCTCTTGACATCTACTAGAGAAAACACTACTAAGAACCAATATTTCAAGTATAACTACAATAAGATATTTTATCTtcagaatttaaaataaaacactaCCTTTAATGAATGCAAAACAAATTATAAGAAATAAAGTCTAAAAACTTTTCATTAGAGGTCGTTAAAGCCCATGTTATTATTAACTCTTCACCCATTAAGAAATTTAccccctcaaatacagggtacaTATAGGAACTGTTGTACCTTTATGTTgtacctatgttcaacataaagtgtgaataactatacctgtgtacagatctgttcctGTGTAGACGGCACACTatgaatggtttaaaaaaaatgttttatgtttattgtttattgaatattatgttttatgtttattGAATATTAGAAATACACAGTAATGTAACAACAGGATGGTACAACAGGATAAAGAAACATTTGCAATATACAGTTGGTATAGATTTTGTTAAACTAGTATATGTACATATGAATGTTGAACTTTTGGTTCTGTCTAGCAGGGCTCATTTGATGTCCTCATAACAGCTGTCCTTAAGCCCTATTCAGTATCTGCTTCTTTGGAgatgaatcctgtcagattctgGGGCACATACTAGAGCACAAGCTCAGTTCATGCCAAGCTCTGGGAATACTTCTTTGGTCTCACTATGGTCCCCTCCCTCTCATGCCCTGGAAATGAATGCCCCAAAGACTCTCCTGTGGCAACATTTTGTGATGAGAGATTAGGAGTAGTGGGCATGTTCTCTTACAGGGAAGCTTGCCGACAGATTTTCTCTTCAAGGAACGCTTCTGAAGTACGCACAATTCCCTGCAGCACAGTTGTAAACTATATCTGATTCACACAACTGTAGTttcaccccaccccagtttgatCTTTTAGATGGTCCTTTTCTCTCTTGAGTGGGTTTTCTCATGCGACGTGAGGCTGCCTCTCTGACAGAATCTTTTCCCGCAGTCTGTACATTGGTagggtttctctcccgtgtggattcGCATGTGGGACATCAGGTTTCCCTTCCGACGAAAGCGTTTCCCACAGTGCGAGCAGGCATACGGATTCTCATCTGTGTGGATCCTCTCATGCATCACCAGGTTGGACTTCTGGGAGAAACTTTTCCCACAGCGCAAGCACTTATAGGGGTCTTCCTCAGTGTGGATTCTCTCATGTGCAATGAGGTCACATTTCCGACTGAAGCTCCTCTCACAGTTGGGACACTGAAAGGGTCTCTCTCCCGTGTGGGTCTTCTCGTGGGTGAGAAGAGTGCCCTTCTCAGAGAAACTTTTCCCACAGTCTGAgcatttaaaaggtttctctcctgtgtggattctcacaTGTTTTATGAAGACTGAGCTATGGGTGAAAACTTTCTCACAGTGTGGGCATCTGTGGACATTCTCCCCTGTATGGAGTCTCTCATGTGTTGTCAGGCTTGAGCTGTGATAGTAGGTCTTCCCACAAACTGTGCAAACATATGGTTTGACTCCTGAGTGAATTTTCTCATGCACCTTGAGGCTGGAGCTGTGTGTGAAGCTTCTCCCACAGTCAGAGCACTTGTAGGGTTTCTCTCCCGTATGGGTTCTTTCATGTACCCGGAGGTTGGTTCTTAGGCTGAAGTTTTtcccacactcagaacacttATGCGCCTTCTTTCCTTTATGCTTTATTCGGCGTTTAAGACAGTCTGAGCCATGCTGGAAGCTTCTTTTGACGTTGGTGCATGTGTCAATTTTTGATTCCTCACAGTCctgatcctgggcttcttccctATCCAAAgcatagaaagcagcttcctctgtacttTTCCGTGGATCATTTCCTTTATTGCGCTCCGATGCTTGTTGATTCTCCAGCCTGGATCCCTCCTGGTAATACCGGAGAGTGCTGCTACTCTTTGTTTTCACTCGCTCAGCACATTCCTCAGGAAGGTCTACCTTCTTCTTCTCATGAACTTGCCCATCACCTGCAGAACAAAAGAGAGAATAAGAAGTCACAACATGCTTTGAAGAAGTCTCCACATACGGAAATGAGGAGGGTGAAGATACATAATAGAGATCATGCAAACAAACTGAAGAAGTGCTAACCCTAGCCCTCTTCACCACTTCCTGCTTGAAGTGTATCACAATACATTGAATTGTGTCCAAGCATCTGTCAGCATAATATTTCAGCTGCTTTGATCAAGTGAATAGCTTCGGTATGCTCAGATAGTTCTACGAGCAAACCTGAACGTAACTGGCACACCATTGGTATTATGAACTTCTATCTCCATTATATAAAGGAGAAGTTTAGAAAATCCCATTggatatacaggaggacctcattaatcATGGGTCCAGCACGCCACACGCGGTTTCTGCGGCTGGGTAATTAGCACACAACCTCAGTATTTGCGGGTGTGGGGAGggttaaacccacatatccacaggtcgggggtggccagaaatgacctcggaggccATTTCTGGCTGGCATTTTGACTGCTGGagagattgggagccattttatggctcaaaaATGGGGCAAAACCCGTGATTTTCAGCCGATTTTTGGCATAATGGGTGACTCTGAACACAGTAGGGTACTTTGGGGGGTCATTTGGCAAAAACTGTGATTTTAATCTAACCCCCCAATTTCCATCaccctaatgccccattatttgCAGATTCGCTACCTCCCCCAGAACGGAATCCCCATGAATAACGGGGTTCTTCTGTACTTCATCTGCAGATACACCCAATGCACAGTCCTCATCTTCAATTATGTCTAAGCAGGCTCTTTCTTTGTCACACAATGCTGCTAAACAGATGGGCTGATACTTTAGCTCCTGCGCATTAACATCTACTGCACTAAGCTTTGAAAGAAGTTTAGCAACCCAAGAGCCACGGtttagtccagggctgctcaacttcagcccttcagctgtttttggactacaactcccatatttcccagccacagtggtcaatagccagggattatgggagttgtaggccaacatctgcaggagggctgaagttgagcagccctggtttagtcTTTCATTCAGTTTCATCGTCATTGCTTGCTTGAGAGCAGCAGGTTGGTCCTTTTTCTCACACAAACTCTTGTGATGTGTTTTGTTGTTCACGAAGGATTATTTTATTCTTCTTGGGGATCTCGTGTGATGTTGATGTTTCACATGACCGTTGGTTTTTTTGGCCCTTTCCAGCTTAGCGTAGTTGAACAGAAGTCTACAGCTTTAATATTTTGCTGTGCTCCTTCTTAATATTTCTTCTGTACCCCCATCTTCACCTAGTCTCTTTGGATCTAATGTAATGGGCAGCGCATTGATGGAATGAAATTGGGGAATGTTTGATGCAATATTACTGTAACCGTCTGCTTGTACATTGTAAAGTTGATGGTGATTTCAGACCTTCGTTCTAGTCTTTTTGACATAAGCAACATTTCCTACAGTCTGTTTTTCCTGGTGAATCCATTTTATGGCTGGTTTCCTTCATCAGTTGCTTACATGTTTGCTTACTGATGAAACTAAAACTAGCTTCAAAACATAGACAGAGTGTAAACCAAAGGTTGACGGTGGGTAGGGGGGAGAAGAAAATATCATTTACTTGAGGATTGATTGAAATATTTtgaactagtgggcccgggcacagagcatctgtgcctctagtgcggcagggcccaccgccgcctgcgctgcggccgggcccgccgccttacctccgcggccgccgggcccgccgccttaccgctgcggccgccgggcccgagggtgccgccgccgcggccgccgggcccaagggtgctgctgccgctgcccggcCCATCGCCGTGGCTGGGCCcaggagtgccgccgccgccgggcccagccaggcccgccgcctcggctccgcggccgggcccgcctggctccatggccatggccgccgccgccgttctcctgggtgcaccaggaccaatcaggcgccccagcagcccagccaatcagctgggctgccgggacgcatttctcctgggcacacccaggagaaatatatatatagatacagtTTTCCTATTCAAGTGTGCAAAAcagaaatgtgtggttttttaatgTGGCCGTGTTAATATAGCAATGCCACATTTATTTTTAGTCACCATATTGGATTTTCTGGGTGATTCGTGTTTCTTTCTAAAACTATAAACACCTGACAACATTTGTGACAAATCTCAGGTTTGTATCATTATTTGAATGAATCTGATTATAACATATAATATCACCATATTTATTTTTAGCCACCATACtggatttttagccaccataACCATAACTGGATTTCTTGGGTGGCTCACGTTACTTTCTAAAACCATAAACATCTGACAACATTTCTGGCAAATCTCAGGTTTATAGCCTGAGATTTGTAAGCTTTATAAGAAATACCTATTGGGACTTTCTCTCATATAACTCAGTTATAAGATTGAACTCACATACATATATTTGATGATAAGAATTAAATATTTATGGTTTATAGTGGATTTTATTATCTTGTATGTATGGACCATTTGTAAAGGCTTTTAACAGTATAGGGGATTGGTTATTGTCATTTATAGGACATAAGGTATAATATTGGATGTTTTACCATTCATCTCGGATGTCTGATTAAATAAGGTACTTTATTATTTATGGTTTTGATATTAAGATTCTTATTGGGGTTCTTTATGCATCATTACTCTCTAAAACCACAACATTTCTGCAAAACCTCATGCTTGTATCATGATGTGCACAATTCAGTTTATTTTTGCCATTTAGCCACTCCACTATGAGGATGAAGACACCTCAAGCCCTAAGAGCATCCATAAATGCAGACACAACCAATCCTCACCAACAGAACCCAcatcttcctcctgctccctctTGGCTGCCCTGATGAATTCCCCATTCCAAGAGTCAGACGGCACTTGGTTCACCTCGGAGGAATTCACAGCCACCTTCTTCCGAGTCCCCAGCACCTGAAAGGACAGACagaaaaccatccagagatgggCAGTCTTACAGTTAGGGGTCAGATCCTGTCCCAGAGTTTAGGCTTTACATGGAAGTTCTCCATACTCCCTTGAGGCACTTCTTCTGAAATTATTCTGTCTTTTCTCACAGTTATGAAGTAAGGTTCATAATATAAATGGTAGAAAGAGAGTTTAGAAACATTCAACATCGCCACCTGCTCTTCAGCAACTAATAGCGCCAAAATAAAGAATACCATTCTTTCCTATCCTGGCTCATAATAATACAAATTATGATATAGAATTAATTAGGGCTTCAATATTTAGCTGACTAATCAATTAGTTTAATCAAGAAAAAAATATTCAATCAATTaaaaagacactggctgacattcagactaagttacatAATAGTACTATACAGGAGTTACGTTAAAGGGCTCCagatttcaataggactttggttgagtaatttagtcaggatttcagccaccaTCAATTAATGAGGAAACAACATTCCTCCCcaccagtagcagccagtgtCGGTGCTGCcgggtggaggggggggcaagaggcacctttaagcataaattagtaggtgcttacctccactctggccacacctgcaagctgctccaagcagccgCTAATCACTCGGCACTTCCTGCAGTGGGGGATCGGCTCTTCCACTCTCCTGGCTTCTGTGGAGCTGATCCTCCACCGGCAGCCAGGTGAGCCGATCCGCCACTGCAGGGAGCGCTGGTGGTGTGCTGCAGGTGCACCTTGAAGGTGCGGCCAGAGAGGAGGTAAGCACATACTAATTtttgcttaaaggtgcctctcgccgcccccTGGTGGTGCCCCTTGCCCCAAATCATTATTTTAATTCAATTaaagtcaagtgtgccgtcaagtcagtgtcgactcctgggcgctttccagactagctccGTGCAGGCAAGTCGTGAACGTgcacatgacaagggggcgtggcctgggctgccgagagcccaaacgagctctcagctcgtcatttcaggcagtgtcggctgcctgacaggacatttccccctttctctccctctagagagggagaggaagggaaaaacgttctatcgggcagtcggagctgcctgaaataattggcaaagagttcacctgggctctcggcagcccgggcatgggaggggggagttcgctctgggctcttctggagcccaagccacgcccctgtgcacgtgacatcacatgcacgggcattgtcagtatctggccacctggcagggaagttcaaggtatcaaacggagctgcagaaacaagatacggctcggacacagttcttccctattgggcttggctgcaagctgtcaacACGgtagttgacaaacgttgctttccagcagtgaatagaaagctggtgacgtaatttatagtacaagccgagagctcccagctggcaggaattcaaggcttatcagccctctgcaagaggcgtttactcctcctgatagtttcaagctgaTTTCTGCGCCTTGCaatacgcctctgttgtggagtcagtgggggttgcttgattggtccgtcacggtttctgctgtctcaggttgttgtgcctgctccgAATCATCAGCTGTATCTGCCTCAgctgtttcttggaaactgacagccgggctctgcccctcagacaccccggcattggctgaaaagttgacagcttccccttcctcctcgctgtctgagaccGAGGGCGTGACAGGCATATTGGAGGGGGCCGCTGAGCGGGGCTGGACGCAGGCCGCCGCTTGGCTGGCTCTGcgcctgttctgggtggcagtatcaaagcagtgtgtgtgccccaagcattcagagtagggctttccagattcaacctgagcaggatataaaattaactgagcggacattcagaaacttgtgagcgcatgcacgcaagaagggaacactgctctcggGTGGACTGCCTGGCTGCTGGTCTCTGCTGCCAACATCTCCAAAATCTGTTCTTTCATATACATGTTTGGCTTTGGTGATTGGTGACAAAATTCCCAGCCTTGCCTGTGTGTCTCCCAAGGCCCCCCAGCTGCCTAATGTAAGGCACCGGAGGCTTCAAACCATGGGCTCAGGTACCTCACTTGCTGTGCCACTGTGGCAATTTGCAAGGAGAGAAAACTGGTCAGCTACAGTGCCAACTCTGAAGATGGCTGAAGGAAGCATGCCAGTTTTCAGACCAGGGAAGGTCAGGTGACATGAGAAGCCAATTCAGGTTTGAGCAGGCCCTATAAAGCTGCTGAttcttgtttgtgtgaatggctcgATGACTGCTTCCTGGGTGGTGCCTAGCCCCAGCCCACTGGTGCTGTCTCACAACTGCCTTCACTTTCCCAGAGTGCTCcttgctgctggaagcctgctAAGATTCTCCACTGATGCCTAGCATGGTTCCAGTTGCCTGTCTCTTCTAGGCCGCTGGTTGGCATCGAACGCTGCTTGATACCCCGTAGGGTGGATGTCACCCTGACATGTCCTGAGGCAGCTCAGGTGTGGATTCCAGcattgctgcagcctcccacctGTGACTATAAACCTAGGATGGAGACTCTCCAAGCGAAAAGTCTGTGATGGTGTCAGAAGGGCATTACCTGAGGGCTTCTTCCTGTCACCTCCTGCACTTTGAAACCTGGGTGGTTCTGCTTTTTCGTTTCCAGGCTTGGGGATGCCATAGACCCTTCCTCTTcagccattttctcctcctctctggttCTCAAATCCACCATCCCCTGGCTCAGAATCGTCCAGTCTCTCGCTAAGTCAGTAGAAGAGACTGATCCTATAACTGCTTTCTCTGTATAAGGCAGAGGAAGAGATTCTCCAGTCAAATAACAAGAACATGGCAATATTTCCAGTTAGTGTATTTCCTTCAT
Above is a window of Hemicordylus capensis ecotype Gifberg chromosome 2, rHemCap1.1.pri, whole genome shotgun sequence DNA encoding:
- the LOC128343048 gene encoding zinc finger protein 25-like isoform X1; the protein is MEGGKGPRIVHAGSIGELETMASLEYIKKEPEEGLEQLWETQWQEFLRTLQTSGSEWANPPTSKEPMLWVDPKAFLVSFEQVASACRWPQDKWVALLLPALNGEARQAFRSLSDRDRGDFGKVKAAILQGEALMRERQRQHFRQFCYQEVEGPRAVYGRLRELCCQWLKAESHTKDEILELLILEQFLTVLPQEMQGWVKGCGPATCTQAVVLAEDFLQKEAMRLKEGVLESSLEVAVSSLEAGEVPLPDTCDCSPETKQEWEDKKLPEKAVIGSVSSTDLARDWTILSQGMVDLRTREEEKMAEEEGSMASPSLETKKQNHPGFKVQEVTGRSPQVLGTRKKVAVNSSEVNQVPSDSWNGEFIRAAKREQEEDVGSVGDGQVHEKKKVDLPEECAERVKTKSSSTLRYYQEGSRLENQQASERNKGNDPRKSTEEAAFYALDREEAQDQDCEESKIDTCTNVKRSFQHGSDCLKRRIKHKGKKAHKCSECGKNFSLRTNLRVHERTHTGEKPYKCSDCGRSFTHSSSLKVHEKIHSGVKPYVCTVCGKTYYHSSSLTTHERLHTGENVHRCPHCEKVFTHSSVFIKHVRIHTGEKPFKCSDCGKSFSEKGTLLTHEKTHTGERPFQCPNCERSFSRKCDLIAHERIHTEEDPYKCLRCGKSFSQKSNLVMHERIHTDENPYACSHCGKRFRRKGNLMSHMRIHTGEKPYQCTDCGKRFCQRGSLTSHEKTHSREKRTI
- the LOC128343048 gene encoding zinc finger protein ZFP2-like isoform X2 encodes the protein MTLLLAFLGEGWVQEKKIEALHPESSEQVAPKEETRERGDLFQYYEEATRLWTWQGSREEPRTDLGNSEAGTLFCWESGSQRQGTTAQEDTLQNEGENTCGDLRGSSRWHSGYQMIHTVTKPQVLPYREETPSKCPTLVANERIHLSKKPCQCSCCSPSPAAHEGILAEKAVIGSVSSTDLARDWTILSQGMVDLRTREEEKMAEEEGSMASPSLETKKQNHPGFKVQEVTGRSPQVLGTRKKVAVNSSEVNQVPSDSWNGEFIRAAKREQEEDVGSVGDGQVHEKKKVDLPEECAERVKTKSSSTLRYYQEGSRLENQQASERNKGNDPRKSTEEAAFYALDREEAQDQDCEESKIDTCTNVKRSFQHGSDCLKRRIKHKGKKAHKCSECGKNFSLRTNLRVHERTHTGEKPYKCSDCGRSFTHSSSLKVHEKIHSGVKPYVCTVCGKTYYHSSSLTTHERLHTGENVHRCPHCEKVFTHSSVFIKHVRIHTGEKPFKCSDCGKSFSEKGTLLTHEKTHTGERPFQCPNCERSFSRKCDLIAHERIHTEEDPYKCLRCGKSFSQKSNLVMHERIHTDENPYACSHCGKRFRRKGNLMSHMRIHTGEKPYQCTDCGKRFCQRGSLTSHEKTHSREKRTI
- the LOC128343048 gene encoding zinc finger protein ZFP2-like isoform X3: MEGGKGPRIVHAGSIGELETMASLEYIKKEPEEGLEQLWETQWQEFLRTLQTSGSEWANPPTSKEPMLWVDPKAFLVSFEQVASACRWPQDKWVALLLPALNGEARQAFRSLSDRDRGDFGKVKAAILQGEALMRERQRQHFRQFCYQEVEGPRAVYGRLRELCCQWLKAESHTKDEILELLILEQFLTVLPQEMQGWVKGCGPATCTQAVVLAEDFLQKEAMRLKEGVLESSLEVAVSSLEAGEVPLPDTCDCSPETKQEWEDKKLPGDGQVHEKKKVDLPEECAERVKTKSSSTLRYYQEGSRLENQQASERNKGNDPRKSTEEAAFYALDREEAQDQDCEESKIDTCTNVKRSFQHGSDCLKRRIKHKGKKAHKCSECGKNFSLRTNLRVHERTHTGEKPYKCSDCGRSFTHSSSLKVHEKIHSGVKPYVCTVCGKTYYHSSSLTTHERLHTGENVHRCPHCEKVFTHSSVFIKHVRIHTGEKPFKCSDCGKSFSEKGTLLTHEKTHTGERPFQCPNCERSFSRKCDLIAHERIHTEEDPYKCLRCGKSFSQKSNLVMHERIHTDENPYACSHCGKRFRRKGNLMSHMRIHTGEKPYQCTDCGKRFCQRGSLTSHEKTHSREKRTI